In one Zobellia galactanivorans genomic region, the following are encoded:
- a CDS encoding PSD1 and planctomycete cytochrome C domain-containing protein: protein MKKRTIHNGFWYLLNSVGLMLLGSCQSTPPVDFSTQIKPILNNKCITCHGGVKKSGGFSLLFEDEAFAKTESGVAAIIPGNAAGSEMIKRLHEEDPELRMPYEKPKLTDEEIDLLTRWIDEGANWGQHWAYSLPEKVEVPQINIEASLAPTSTSDFVQNDIDHFILARLDEKNLQPNPSAEKNIIARRLSLDIIGLPPSQELLDRFESEELSYEDLVDTLLNQKTYGEKWATWWLDLARYADSKGYEKDMARSIWRYRDWVIDAFNRDLPYDQFTIEQLAGDLLPEPSPDQLIATAFHRNTMNNDEGGTDDEEYRVATVIDRVNTTFEVWQSTTIGCVQCHSHPYDPFKYEEFYKLMAFFNNSRDEDTPGESPVLKFYTPEQQEKVDKIIEWTTKYGDEASAKTYKDFLQFTEPVYKSHFFKEINNGSYDDHASVVLWDKGNCIIENGYTNNASYVYLNYRSHYNGTKIIIREKDAEGPIIGEFTINKQKQNITARFPIKKLDRQGDIYIETHNANAKKEANLMNLYWVTFIPDLPGEGQAGYSEMGANLMEALNMKTPTVPIMVENPDYMKRTSQLFDRGSWMSKTDTVEPGTPESLNAWNPDWPANRLGLAQWIVDKKNPLTARTLVNRVWHQIYGRGLVSTVEDIGSQSDAPSHPAMLDWLSLRFMNEHNWSIKKLVREIVMSGTYRQSSESTPEMYEIDPENELYARGPRMRLGAEQIRDQALAVSGLLSPKMYGPGVMPPQPDGVWQTVYSNAQWVESKGEDRYRRGIYTFLKRTSPYPSFLTFDAGSREVATIRRTVTNTPLQALVTLNDPVYLETAYHLAKNNYRPDDIEKSIALSYKKATFKEISPNRLKALKALYQTSLAEFNKNSEASKLLLPFEEKPTAELSALTLVANAIMNLDEFLTKV from the coding sequence ATGAAAAAGAGGACAATACATAATGGTTTTTGGTATCTTTTAAATTCGGTAGGGCTAATGTTATTAGGTAGCTGCCAATCTACTCCCCCTGTTGACTTTAGCACGCAGATAAAACCTATTCTTAACAACAAATGTATTACCTGCCATGGGGGCGTAAAAAAAAGTGGTGGCTTCAGTCTCTTGTTCGAAGATGAAGCTTTCGCTAAAACAGAATCGGGAGTAGCGGCCATCATTCCCGGAAATGCCGCCGGCAGTGAAATGATCAAAAGACTGCACGAAGAAGACCCCGAGCTTCGTATGCCTTACGAAAAACCCAAGCTCACCGACGAAGAGATAGACCTATTGACCCGTTGGATAGATGAAGGTGCGAACTGGGGCCAACACTGGGCCTATTCGCTTCCTGAAAAAGTAGAGGTCCCTCAAATTAATATCGAGGCCAGTCTGGCCCCTACCAGTACTTCAGACTTTGTACAAAACGATATTGACCATTTTATTCTTGCCCGGCTCGACGAGAAAAACCTACAGCCCAATCCTTCCGCAGAAAAAAATATAATCGCCAGAAGGTTATCCTTAGATATCATTGGCCTACCGCCCAGCCAAGAACTCCTCGACCGTTTTGAATCCGAAGAGCTGTCTTATGAAGATTTGGTAGACACTTTATTGAACCAAAAGACCTATGGCGAAAAATGGGCCACGTGGTGGTTAGACCTGGCCCGATATGCCGACTCCAAAGGATACGAAAAAGATATGGCCCGCAGCATTTGGCGCTATCGCGATTGGGTCATCGATGCCTTCAATCGCGACCTTCCCTATGACCAGTTTACAATTGAGCAATTAGCGGGCGACCTGTTACCAGAGCCCTCTCCCGACCAATTGATCGCCACGGCCTTTCATAGAAATACCATGAACAACGATGAAGGCGGCACCGATGACGAGGAATATCGCGTGGCTACCGTCATCGATCGTGTAAATACCACTTTTGAGGTATGGCAGAGCACCACTATCGGTTGTGTTCAGTGCCACAGCCATCCGTACGACCCTTTTAAATACGAAGAATTTTACAAGCTGATGGCCTTCTTTAACAACTCCCGTGACGAAGATACACCCGGTGAGTCGCCCGTTCTTAAATTCTATACGCCCGAACAACAGGAAAAGGTAGATAAGATCATCGAATGGACTACTAAGTATGGGGACGAGGCCTCCGCCAAAACCTACAAGGACTTTTTACAGTTTACAGAACCCGTCTATAAATCGCATTTTTTCAAGGAAATCAACAATGGCTCCTACGATGACCACGCCTCCGTGGTTTTATGGGACAAGGGAAATTGCATCATAGAAAACGGATACACCAACAATGCCAGTTATGTGTACCTCAACTATCGTTCGCACTATAACGGCACAAAAATCATTATCCGTGAAAAGGATGCCGAGGGCCCGATTATAGGCGAGTTCACCATCAACAAACAAAAACAGAATATTACGGCCCGCTTTCCTATAAAGAAATTGGACCGTCAGGGCGATATTTATATCGAAACCCATAATGCCAATGCCAAAAAGGAAGCCAACCTGATGAATCTCTATTGGGTGACCTTTATTCCTGATTTACCCGGCGAAGGCCAGGCCGGATATAGTGAAATGGGTGCTAACCTCATGGAGGCCCTTAACATGAAAACCCCGACCGTACCAATAATGGTTGAAAATCCGGATTACATGAAGCGTACTTCCCAACTGTTCGATCGCGGCAGCTGGATGTCGAAAACCGATACCGTAGAACCGGGCACCCCAGAGAGCTTAAACGCATGGAACCCCGATTGGCCCGCCAACCGACTCGGACTGGCCCAATGGATCGTAGATAAAAAAAACCCCTTGACCGCCCGCACCTTGGTAAATCGGGTATGGCACCAAATCTATGGCAGAGGCCTGGTCTCTACCGTAGAGGATATCGGCTCGCAATCGGATGCCCCTTCGCATCCGGCCATGCTCGATTGGCTTTCCCTACGGTTTATGAACGAGCACAACTGGAGTATAAAGAAATTGGTGAGGGAAATCGTGATGTCGGGCACATACCGACAGAGTTCCGAAAGTACTCCCGAAATGTATGAAATAGACCCCGAAAACGAACTTTACGCCCGTGGACCGAGAATGCGTTTGGGCGCAGAACAGATCAGGGACCAAGCCTTGGCCGTATCCGGACTTTTAAGCCCTAAGATGTACGGACCGGGCGTTATGCCACCCCAGCCCGATGGTGTTTGGCAAACGGTATATAGCAATGCCCAATGGGTCGAAAGCAAAGGGGAAGACCGATACCGCCGGGGTATATATACTTTTTTAAAGCGAACGAGCCCCTACCCTTCGTTCCTGACATTCGATGCGGGAAGCCGCGAAGTCGCCACGATTAGAAGAACCGTAACCAATACCCCCTTACAGGCCTTGGTTACCTTAAACGATCCCGTTTACTTGGAAACCGCCTACCATTTGGCAAAAAACAACTACAGGCCTGACGACATTGAAAAAAGTATTGCCCTGAGTTATAAAAAAGCAACTTTTAAGGAGATAAGTCCCAATAGACTAAAAGCCCTAAAAGCCTTATACCAGACTTCCTTGGCGGAATTCAACAAAAACAGTGAAGCTTCAAAACTATTACTTCCATTTGAAGAGAAGCCTACGGCCGAACTCAGTGCCCTTACCCTTGTGGCCAATGCCATTATGAACTTAGATGAATTTTTAACGAAAGTATAA
- the lysS gene encoding lysine--tRNA ligase produces the protein MQLSEQEIIRREKLTKLRELGINPYPAALYPVDATSKRIKSEFEEGKKVVISGRLMSRRIQGKASFAELQDSEGRIQVYFNRDEICTGEDKSLYNDVYKKLLDIGDIIGIEGELFTTQVGEKTVMVKNFSLLSKSLRPLPLPKKDAEGNVFDEFNDPEMRYRQRYVDLVVNPKVKETFIKRTKITNSIREFYNKAGYLEVETPILQPIPGGAAARPFLTHHNALNIPLYLRIANELYLKRLIVGGFDGVYEFSKDFRNEGMDRTHNPEFTVMELYVAYKDYNWMMDTTEKLLEKVAIDANGSSKVTVGENEIEFKAPYARVPILEAIKIHTGKDVAGMDEEELRETAKELGIEVDETMGVGKLIDEIFGEKCEHHYIQPTFITDYPKEMSPLTKEHRDNPALTERFELMVNGKELANAYSELNDPIDQRERFEEQLKLSEKGDDEAMFIDQDFLRALEYGMPPTSGIGIGIDRLVMLLTNNSSIQEVLFFPQMRPEKKAIALTDEEKAIVELLKPEGEMELSDLKSKAGLSGKKWDKSMKALNKHGLISVNVEGDNKTVVLK, from the coding sequence ATGCAACTTTCGGAACAAGAAATCATTAGACGAGAAAAACTGACCAAATTGCGCGAACTGGGCATCAACCCCTACCCCGCCGCCCTATACCCTGTAGATGCTACTTCAAAGCGCATTAAATCAGAGTTTGAAGAGGGTAAAAAGGTAGTCATTTCAGGGCGATTGATGTCGCGTAGAATTCAGGGCAAGGCTTCTTTTGCCGAGTTGCAAGACAGTGAAGGCCGGATCCAGGTCTATTTCAACCGTGACGAAATTTGTACCGGCGAGGATAAAAGCCTTTACAACGACGTTTATAAAAAACTATTGGACATAGGCGATATCATTGGTATTGAAGGGGAGCTTTTTACCACCCAGGTGGGCGAAAAAACCGTAATGGTAAAGAACTTTTCGCTCTTGAGCAAGTCTTTACGTCCGTTGCCCTTGCCCAAAAAAGATGCCGAAGGCAATGTTTTTGACGAATTCAACGATCCCGAAATGAGATACCGGCAACGCTATGTTGATTTGGTGGTCAACCCAAAGGTCAAGGAAACCTTTATCAAAAGGACCAAGATCACCAACAGTATCAGGGAGTTTTACAATAAAGCGGGATACTTGGAAGTTGAAACCCCTATTCTTCAACCCATACCCGGTGGTGCCGCCGCAAGGCCATTTTTAACGCATCACAATGCCTTGAACATTCCCTTGTACCTTCGTATCGCCAACGAGCTATACCTTAAAAGATTGATCGTTGGAGGTTTTGACGGAGTCTATGAGTTTTCCAAAGATTTCCGTAATGAGGGAATGGACCGTACCCACAATCCCGAGTTTACCGTAATGGAACTCTATGTAGCCTATAAGGATTACAATTGGATGATGGACACCACCGAAAAACTATTGGAAAAAGTGGCCATCGATGCCAACGGATCGTCAAAAGTTACGGTAGGTGAAAACGAAATTGAGTTTAAGGCCCCCTATGCGCGCGTACCTATTCTAGAGGCCATAAAAATCCACACGGGTAAAGATGTGGCCGGTATGGACGAAGAAGAACTACGTGAAACCGCAAAAGAATTAGGTATTGAAGTTGATGAGACCATGGGTGTCGGCAAACTGATAGATGAAATTTTTGGCGAAAAATGTGAGCACCATTATATACAGCCTACGTTTATTACCGACTATCCAAAAGAGATGAGCCCGTTAACGAAAGAGCACCGAGACAACCCTGCCCTGACCGAACGCTTTGAACTAATGGTCAACGGTAAGGAGCTGGCCAATGCCTATTCTGAGTTGAACGACCCCATAGATCAGCGCGAACGTTTTGAAGAGCAATTGAAGCTTTCCGAAAAAGGGGACGACGAGGCCATGTTCATTGACCAAGATTTCTTGCGTGCCCTTGAATACGGCATGCCCCCAACATCGGGTATCGGTATCGGCATTGACCGTCTGGTAATGCTCTTGACCAACAATTCATCGATTCAAGAAGTATTGTTCTTCCCTCAAATGAGACCGGAGAAAAAAGCGATAGCACTGACCGATGAAGAAAAGGCCATTGTAGAATTGTTGAAACCGGAAGGGGAAATGGAACTGTCCGACTTAAAATCAAAAGCCGGACTGAGCGGTAAAAAATGGGACAAGTCGATGAAGGCACTGAACAAACACGGATTGATCAGCGTAAATGTTGAGGGCGACAACAAAACCGTAGTCCTGAAATAA
- a CDS encoding YqaE/Pmp3 family membrane protein, whose protein sequence is MSFLRVLLAIIFPPLSVIGKGCGSFFIVLLLTFCGWVPGVIAALIILNNPN, encoded by the coding sequence ATGAGCTTTTTACGTGTTTTGTTGGCTATTATCTTTCCTCCTTTGTCGGTTATCGGAAAAGGTTGTGGGTCTTTTTTTATTGTCCTACTTTTGACTTTCTGTGGCTGGGTTCCGGGAGTTATTGCCGCATTGATCATATTGAACAATCCTAACTAG
- a CDS encoding YncE family protein encodes MKITKVYTAVLALTSLLFINCSKGDDDNGGNPPVQETPTIEGTWKVVTNNYFDDSKYFIINEDNTLHILYEDNLGFKGAQNANYTNNEEELQLTINFGYASLLANYTVSSDDLVLNFPDGSISLTKETTALDPDNWIKKLKIINEGDAPWTESIDIAWNGSQLVIGNGYEAEAIGLVNPETFALEGTIATTRSAFAVEIENYDDEEKYIFQSDNGNNKFHMYDLADNTHEDESLPLGSWIHGLASIDHQTIWASSNNEDSIYLYDYDSKTILQTIDLEEKSPNGLDYQAGYLYICASGQLYKCDVSDGFEVIESYTLPDYSITGIAYDGSYFWVYAEKNSEGKLVQLDLSI; translated from the coding sequence ATGAAAATTACTAAAGTTTATACAGCAGTTTTAGCCTTAACATCATTATTGTTTATCAATTGCAGCAAAGGTGACGATGATAATGGCGGGAATCCACCGGTTCAAGAAACCCCAACGATTGAAGGTACTTGGAAGGTCGTAACCAATAACTACTTTGACGATTCAAAATATTTCATAATCAATGAAGATAATACCTTACACATTCTTTACGAAGACAACCTTGGTTTCAAGGGTGCCCAAAATGCCAACTATACCAATAACGAAGAAGAACTTCAACTGACCATAAATTTTGGATACGCCTCTTTATTGGCCAATTATACCGTCAGTAGTGATGACCTTGTTCTCAATTTCCCCGATGGTAGCATTTCCTTAACAAAGGAAACAACTGCCCTAGACCCCGACAACTGGATCAAAAAGCTAAAAATCATTAACGAAGGCGATGCCCCTTGGACCGAAAGCATCGATATCGCATGGAACGGCAGCCAACTCGTTATAGGAAACGGATACGAGGCCGAAGCTATCGGACTCGTAAACCCTGAAACATTTGCCCTAGAAGGTACCATTGCTACCACTAGAAGCGCATTTGCCGTCGAAATCGAGAACTATGATGACGAGGAAAAATACATTTTTCAAAGTGACAACGGGAACAACAAATTTCATATGTACGATTTAGCGGATAACACACATGAGGATGAGTCCCTCCCATTAGGAAGTTGGATACACGGCTTGGCATCTATAGATCACCAGACCATATGGGCTTCCAGTAACAATGAAGATTCTATTTACCTCTATGACTATGATTCGAAAACCATTTTACAAACCATCGACCTTGAAGAAAAAAGTCCAAACGGCCTAGATTATCAAGCCGGCTATCTTTATATCTGTGCCAGTGGTCAACTCTATAAGTGTGATGTTTCCGATGGCTTTGAGGTTATAGAGTCGTATACCCTACCCGACTATTCAATAACGGGCATAGCTTATGATGGCAGTTACTTTTGGGTATATGCGGAAAAGAACAGTGAAGGCAAACTCGTTCAGTTAGACCTAAGCATCTAA
- the lipB gene encoding lipoyl(octanoyl) transferase LipB, with product MNKKVLFQDLGQKDYKETWDYQELLFKQTVDLKIKNRREEADEPTPNHFLFVEHPHVYTLGKSGDLANLLVGEEELAAKKAKFYKINRGGDITYHGPGQIVGYPILDLDNFFTDIHKYLRFLEEMVILTLAEYGVKAERSEGETGVWLDVGTPFARKICAMGVRASRWVTMHGFALNVNADLGYFDLMIPCGIKDKAVTSLNVELGKKEVDLNEVKGKLLKHFEALFEAEIIEQEKTSA from the coding sequence ATGAACAAAAAGGTGCTTTTTCAAGATCTCGGACAGAAAGACTACAAGGAAACTTGGGACTATCAAGAATTACTGTTTAAGCAAACGGTAGACTTAAAGATCAAGAACCGAAGGGAAGAGGCCGATGAGCCGACCCCCAATCACTTTTTATTTGTAGAACACCCCCATGTGTATACTTTGGGCAAGAGTGGTGATTTGGCCAACCTTTTGGTGGGCGAAGAAGAGCTTGCCGCCAAAAAAGCCAAATTCTATAAAATAAATAGGGGAGGTGATATCACTTACCATGGCCCCGGGCAGATAGTAGGATATCCAATTTTAGATCTTGACAATTTTTTTACCGATATCCATAAGTACCTTAGGTTTTTAGAGGAAATGGTAATTTTGACCTTGGCCGAATATGGGGTGAAGGCCGAGCGCTCGGAAGGAGAGACCGGGGTTTGGCTCGATGTAGGAACGCCATTTGCCCGAAAAATATGTGCCATGGGCGTGCGGGCCAGCCGTTGGGTCACCATGCACGGTTTTGCCTTGAACGTCAATGCCGACTTAGGGTATTTTGATTTGATGATCCCGTGCGGTATAAAGGATAAGGCCGTTACTTCTTTAAATGTAGAATTAGGGAAAAAAGAAGTTGACCTGAACGAAGTAAAAGGAAAGTTGCTGAAACATTTTGAAGCCCTTTTCGAAGCGGAAATAATAGAACAAGAAAAAACCTCGGCGTGA
- a CDS encoding collagen-like protein yields the protein MKTTLKLLFMTFLSITALITSCSKDGDVGPIGPQGEEGPIGPQGEQGEQGLQGEQGPQGPAGENGEDGEDGNAEVYYSDWIPANFTGTSETIQYMGIDFPASMESAFRIKNTHIVLVYFTGYGDGNVYQLPVLNFRGAQFTFGYGSGSAASEDINIYARSTSTSPLSEYAISPERGNRFRYLIIPPNILISSKGNTPDFNKMTYREVMDHFGLDY from the coding sequence ATGAAAACTACATTGAAATTGCTATTCATGACTTTTTTGAGCATTACTGCACTGATTACTTCCTGTTCAAAAGATGGGGATGTCGGTCCAATAGGGCCACAAGGGGAGGAAGGCCCAATTGGCCCCCAAGGAGAGCAAGGTGAACAAGGACTCCAAGGTGAACAGGGCCCACAAGGACCAGCCGGTGAAAACGGGGAAGATGGGGAGGACGGCAACGCCGAAGTATATTACAGCGATTGGATTCCTGCCAATTTTACGGGCACCTCGGAAACTATACAATATATGGGAATCGATTTTCCTGCTTCTATGGAATCCGCCTTTAGAATTAAAAACACCCATATTGTTTTGGTCTATTTCACCGGTTACGGCGACGGCAACGTTTACCAACTACCTGTTCTCAATTTTAGAGGGGCCCAATTTACCTTTGGCTATGGTTCTGGCAGTGCCGCTTCAGAGGATATCAACATATATGCAAGATCAACAAGCACCAGTCCGCTGAGCGAGTACGCCATAAGCCCTGAACGAGGGAATAGGTTCCGTTACCTTATCATTCCCCCGAACATACTCATCTCTTCAAAAGGGAATACACCGGATTTTAACAAAATGACCTACCGTGAAGTTATGGACCATTTTGGACTTGATTATTGA
- a CDS encoding Kelch repeat-containing protein, translating to MKILKYITVCTLFLSFLSSCDKDLVGEAKDLEEGPTKGLPEDDSLRLEITTVTHEDQMGSFYDNGIVEFQGKIWSVAGYNSYSLPNCNSDIWSSDNGINWRSVTSNHFGARRGHATAVFKDKIWVISGINTDASPWVEYGDIWSSTDGEAWTQELEHAPFGHMFYPSLTVFHDKMFIIGTSSSDEMVVWSTADGISWNLEASSPFPKRESHQTVVFNDKMYVIGGQTAGHAYNDIWSSDDGATWTNLTLSGDVFSRRFGHGVTVYDNKVWVLGGTGILTGPYADLYYSEDMEEWTQYTDLGPSPTPLSNFATLTYNGAIWIFGGYDNREPIGEIVTLKAI from the coding sequence ATGAAAATTTTAAAATATATAACGGTATGTACCCTCTTTCTAAGCTTCCTTTCTTCTTGTGATAAAGACTTGGTCGGCGAGGCCAAGGACCTTGAAGAAGGACCGACCAAAGGACTTCCCGAAGACGACAGTCTGAGGCTTGAAATCACGACCGTGACCCATGAAGACCAAATGGGCAGTTTTTACGACAATGGAATAGTAGAATTTCAAGGTAAAATATGGTCCGTGGCCGGATATAACAGCTATAGCTTACCAAATTGCAACAGTGATATCTGGAGCAGCGATAATGGTATCAATTGGCGTAGTGTAACTTCAAACCACTTTGGAGCGAGAAGGGGACATGCGACCGCGGTTTTTAAGGACAAGATTTGGGTCATAAGTGGCATAAATACAGATGCTTCTCCTTGGGTGGAATACGGCGATATATGGTCTTCAACCGATGGGGAAGCATGGACACAAGAATTGGAACACGCCCCATTCGGGCATATGTTCTACCCTAGTTTAACCGTCTTTCACGACAAGATGTTCATTATAGGCACATCGTCTTCTGATGAAATGGTGGTCTGGTCGACCGCCGATGGCATTTCATGGAACTTAGAGGCCTCTTCCCCTTTTCCGAAAAGGGAATCGCATCAGACCGTAGTCTTTAATGATAAAATGTATGTTATAGGGGGGCAAACCGCAGGTCACGCCTATAATGATATATGGAGCAGCGATGACGGTGCTACCTGGACCAACCTCACCCTGTCCGGCGATGTGTTTTCCAGAAGGTTCGGCCACGGAGTCACGGTATACGACAATAAGGTCTGGGTACTTGGCGGAACAGGTATTCTTACAGGGCCTTATGCCGACCTCTATTATTCGGAAGATATGGAAGAATGGACCCAATATACCGATTTAGGCCCATCACCTACTCCGCTGAGCAATTTCGCCACGCTTACCTACAATGGGGCCATTTGGATCTTTGGCGGTTACGACAACCGCGAACCCATTGGTGAAATCGTTACGCTCAAAGCCATTTAA
- a CDS encoding collagen-like protein, translated as MKTTFKILFLSFFSIAALTTSCSKDGDTGPIGPQGEQGPAGEQGVQGPEGPAGEDGNANVIASEWFPLTFEKTMVNELPHFNGNKAVPEITSEIVEEGTVIVYGKLNGYTENVWPTDKVAQFPITLMYNALGNTQIDIYKAFISEGNIQFNVTENYDIHGGVSPYHMYRYIIIPTNSVTEKSQNPNFSKMTYREVMDHFGLDY; from the coding sequence ATGAAAACCACATTTAAAATTTTATTCTTGAGTTTTTTCAGTATCGCAGCACTAACGACTTCCTGTTCAAAGGATGGGGATACTGGCCCAATAGGCCCCCAAGGAGAGCAAGGACCGGCAGGCGAACAAGGTGTGCAGGGCCCAGAAGGACCAGCAGGGGAAGATGGCAACGCCAATGTAATCGCTTCCGAATGGTTTCCCTTAACTTTTGAAAAAACCATGGTAAACGAACTGCCGCATTTTAATGGCAACAAAGCAGTTCCGGAAATTACTTCTGAAATCGTTGAAGAAGGAACAGTAATCGTTTACGGCAAACTAAACGGTTATACCGAAAACGTTTGGCCGACCGACAAAGTAGCCCAATTTCCGATTACGCTCATGTACAATGCCTTGGGAAATACCCAAATCGACATTTATAAAGCGTTTATTTCTGAAGGAAACATACAATTCAACGTTACCGAAAACTATGATATCCATGGTGGTGTAAGCCCATATCATATGTATAGGTATATTATCATCCCAACAAACTCGGTTACGGAAAAATCCCAAAATCCCAACTTTAGCAAAATGACCTACCGTGAAGTTATGGACCATTTTGGACTTGATTATTGA